One window of the Colletotrichum destructivum chromosome 6, complete sequence genome contains the following:
- a CDS encoding Putative alpha/beta hydrolase-1, peptidase S33 tripeptidyl aminopeptidase-like protein, which translates to MGNVDYSTIRPPLPPPPPPPPPLRSRRSRLGTDLAIIGVLILLSFGNIYLHAPQILGLERHKSHSHSNDSPFGRFPLPKDPFRLIPCTNASVPPPLDDPHPEQTWAGLFDPDPSHWSWGNKTVSVERAAADPYSDRGIYLCGYLEVPLDYTNKSDDRIVRLAITKYQVSGLARVGAPVDSHKNPPPGGKSQRTIVVEPGGPGGSGTSYVWRVSEQVSKRLSNGTFDVLGWDPRGVNITQPAVACFPYDVDRDHWSLITGQYLEVSDPKRQLNIADAMNDAIFKACWETHGDLGRFVGTGMVARDLEEIRKALGEDELTGYLVSYGTGIGQTYANLFPDSVGRMILDGTEYVRDHRLLGGFGWTALDNATDAWYDGFLGECINAGPNHCALAEPRDGKEPVTLKQLDRRLRSFLSSLVDRPIAGYTQESGPSLVTYSVLTAAIYSAMYNAQTWPALARMLSDLEQGNSTLAAAFLENAAWGYDPALPATPNKRPSSDELGFLVICGDSYDAPLPPDGLDWWESLWANMTATSWLSGNSRFYDVFPCQRFTKYWPEPAGVYRGGLDNALRNPVLLIAETYDPATPLRNGRRLLAEMGRDNARLIAHHGYGHSSRDTSRCTDAIARAYILDGTLPNEAETACYADEKPYLYGVKDGGVKDMAVGGFDPVGVWREHLREMEFMK; encoded by the coding sequence ATGGGGAATGTAGACTATTCGACGATACGTCCgccgctaccgccgccgccgccgccgccgcctccgcttcGGTCTCGGCGCTCAAGACTTGGCACGGATCTGGCGATTATCGGCGTGCTCATTTTGCTCAGCTTCGGCAACATCTACTTGCACGCGCCTCAAATACTCGGGTTGGAGCGTCACAAAAGCCACAGCCACAGCAATGACTCTCCCTTCGGCCGGTTTCCTCTTCCCAAGGACCCCTTCCGTCTGATCCCCTGCACGAACGCCTCGgttccgccgccgctcgacGACCCTCATCCCGAACAGACCTGGGCGGGGCTCTTCGACCCGGACCCGTCTCATTGGAGCTGGGGGAACAAGACGGTTTCCGTCGAGCGGGCTGCCGCCGATCCTTACTCCGACCGCGGCATCTATCTCTGCGGCTACCTGGAGGTACCCCTAGACTACACCAACAAGTCGGACGACCGAATCGTCCGGCTGGCCATCACGAAGTATCAGGTCTCCGGATTGGCCCGCGTGGGCGCGCCTGTCGACAGCCACAAGAACCCGCCCCCGGGCGGCAAGAGCCAGCGGaccatcgtcgtcgaacCCGGCGGCCCAGGCGGCAGCGGAACGTCTTACGTTTGGAGGGTCTCGGAGCAGGTCTCCAAGCGCCTCAGCAACGGCACCTTTGATGTCCTGGGCTGGGATCCGAGGGGGGTCAACATCACCCAGCCAGCCGTGGCCTGCTTCCCATACGACGTCGACCGGGACCACTGGTCGCTCATCACCGGGCAGTACCTGGAGGTATCCGACCCCAAGCGCCAGCTCAACATCGCGGACGCCATGAACGACGCGATTTTCAAGGCCTGCTGGGAGACCCACGGGGACCTCGGCCGCTTCGTCGGCACGGGAATGGTCGCCCGCGACCTGGAGGAGATCAGGAaggccctcggcgaggacgagctgACGGGCTATCTCGTCAGCTACGGGACCGGCATCGGCCAGACGTACGCGAACCTGTTTCCCGACAGCGTTGGCCGCATGATCCTCGACGGGACTGAGTACGTGCGCGATCACCGCCTGCTCGGCGGCTTCGGATGGACGGCTCTCGACAACGCGACGGATGCGTGGTACgacggcttcctcggcgagtGCATCAACGCCGGGCCAAACCACTGCGCGTTGGCGGAGCCCAGAGACGGAAAGGAGCCCGTCACCCTCAAGCAGCTGGACCGTCGGCTGAGGTCATTTCTCTCCTCGCTCGTCGACCGTCCCATCGCCGGGTACACGCAGGAGAGCGGCCCATCGCTCGTGACGTACTCGGTGCTTACCGCCGCCATCTACAGCGCCATGTACAACGCCCAAACCTGGCCGGCCCTCGCGAGGATGCTGTCCGACCTGGAACAAGGCAACTCGACGCTCGCCGCGGCGTTCCTCGAGAACGCGGCTTGGGGATATGACCCGGCCCTGCCAGCCACGCCCAACAAGCGGCCCTCGTCAGACGAGCTCGGCTTTCTCGTCATCTGCGGCGACTCCTACGACGCGCCCCTTCCGCCAGACGGCCTCGACTGGTGGGAGTCCCTCTGGGCCAATATGACGGCCACGTCCTGGCTCTCGGGCAACTCGCGCTTCTACGACGTGTTCCCGTGCCAGCGCTTCACAAAGTACTGGCCCGAGCCCGCCGGCGTCTaccgcggcggcctcgacaacgCGCTCCGGAACCCGGTGCTCCTCATCGCGGAGACGTACgacccggcgacgccgctgcGCAACGGCCGCCGGCTGCTGGCGGAGATGGGGCGCGACAACGCCAGGCTGATCGCGCACCACGGCTACGGGCACTCGTCGAGGGACACGTCGCGGTGCACCGACGCCATTGCCCGGGCGTACATCCTCGACGGGACGCTGCCCAACGAGGCGGAGACGGCTTGCTATGCCGACGAGAAGCCGTATCTGTATGGCgtcaaggacggcggcgtgaaGGACATGGCCGTAGGGGGCTTTGATCCCGTCGGCGTGTGGCGCGAGCATCTCCGCGAGATGGAATTCATGAAGTAG
- a CDS encoding Putative metal-dependent hydrolase: protein MIHTMTRAFGGFSSSAMGRHPYVQAHRRRHRTVQMSSLLPVVVADNRNPVSSVLSSVCSREEKDSSLPHSSSNRPTNVHLHHHHHLLPRRLIEPRRRLPPPQARLFSTAGSFSAPLTHRTTLDMLHERPMPPSHPSITSLSSSSSSPSSSSSSSLPHQLQAVMALLQPLLAPTSTRHDDKLSHRVVTTARRKLTLPERIPRGAWDSHMHVVDPAAYPLAKDAVYCPKTHRLDQALSFESSVGIDNIVLVQPSIYGYDNTCLLDALRALGPRRGRAVVAFEPGSLSESTRREWHKLGVRGVRINLSSVGKSLDARELRELLHRYAHDCKPLDWVIQLYMPMSMIELLEPVVPTLGVRVCIDHLGHPCVKDMPSEDPYDMPGFASLAKLLRAGNTYVKLSAPYRLSSRADHSDLEPIAREVLRLRGRDRVIFATDWPHTRFEGLDIRPWMETVLDWCGKDDVLTDRLFRGNAEDLWNARHGR, encoded by the coding sequence ATGATCCACACAATGACCCGGGCCTTTGGTGGGTTCTCCTCAAGCGCGATGGGCCGACATCCATATGTGCAGgcgcaccgccgccgccatcgcaCCGTTCAAATGTCGTCTCTGCTGCCCGTCGTTGTTGCGGATAACAGAAACCCCGTCTCGtcggtcttgtcgtcggtTTGTTCTCGCGAGGAGAAGGATTCATCCCTTCCACACTCTTCCAGCAACCGGCCGACCAACGTCcatctccaccaccaccaccatcttctCCCACGTCGACTCATAGAGCCTCGAAGACGACTACCACCACCGCAAGCCCGCCTCTTTTCCACGGCAGGGTCCTTTTCCGCTCCCCTTACACATAGGACGACCCTCGATATGCTTCACGAAAGGCCCATGCCTCCGTCACACCCCTCCAtcacctccctctcctcctcctcatcatccccctcttcatcctcttcctcctcacTCCCTCATCAACTTCAGGCCGTCATGGCTCTTCTACAACCTCTCCTCGCCCCGACGTCGACCAGACACGACGATAAGCTCTCACACAGGGTCGTCACCACCGCACGGCGGAAGTTGACTCTGCCGGAGCGGATCCCCCGTGGCGCGTGGGACTCACACATGCACGTTGTCGACCCTGCCGCATATCCCTTGGCGAAGGATGCCGTATACTGTCCCAAGACGCACCGGCTAGACCAGGCCCTCTCGTTCGAGTCGtccgtcggcatcgacaacatcgtcctcgtccagccctCCATCTACGGATACGATAACACGTGCCTACTCGACGCCCTGCGTGCTCTCGGcccccgccgcggccgggcCGTCGTGGCATTTGAACCGGGCAGTCTCTCCGAGAGCACCCGCCGGGAGTGGCACAAGCTCGGGGTAAGAGGCGTGCGCATCAACCTGTCCTCCGTCGGCAAGTCCCTCGACGCCCGGGAGCTCCGCGAGCTGCTGCACCGCTACGCCCACGACTGCAAGCCCCTGGACTGGGTCATCCAGCTGTACATGCCCATGTCCATGatcgagctgctggagccCGTCGTCCCGACGCTCGGCGTCCGCGTCTGCATCGACCACCTCGGCCACCCGTGCGTCAAGGACATGCCGTCGGAGGACCCGTACGACATGCCGGGCTTCGCGTCCCTGGCGAAGCTGCTGCGGGCCGGCAACACGTACGTCAAGCTGTCGGCGCCGTACCGTCTAAGCTCCCGGGCCGACCACAGCGACCTGGAGCCCATCGCGCGCGAGGTCCTGCGCCTACGGGGCAGGGACCGCGTCATATTTGCGACGGACTGGCCGCACACCCGGTTCGAGGGGCTGGACATCCGGCCGTGGATGGAGACGGTCCTCGACTGGTGCGGCAAGGACGATGTCCTGACCGACAGGCTGTTCAGGGGCAACGCGGAGGACCTGTGGAATGCCCGGCACGGGAGATGA
- a CDS encoding Putative cutinase/acetylxylan esterase, alpha/Beta hydrolase: MRPETALLLIPAALAQTLCPLTPCSAVHVLLVRGTNEPYPGLQQPIAEAVCAGWDCTWASVEYPAVFRPSYCASVEGGVANTLRAVTDYATRCPDSRIVLSGFSQGGQVVGDLLGGGGGEFVSQNCVQEANEGISSETFPGNHIAAALVWGSPRHVANQSYNLLVGARLQSGFPREGAQLASLNRWSSILRDYCNFDDPACAQGTSWDAHENYGLKYAEDAAQFVRFKTC; encoded by the exons ATGCGTCCCGAAACCGCCCTACTCCTCatccccgccgccctcgcgcaGACCCTGTGCCCCCTCACGCCCTGCAGCGCCGTCcacgtcctcctcgtccgcggCACGAACGAGCCGTACCCGGGCCTGCAGCAgcccatcgccgaggccgtctgCGCGGGCTGGGACTGCACATGGGCCAGCGTCGAGTATCCGGCCGTCTTCCGCCCGAGCTACTGCGCCtcggtcgagggcggcgtcgccaacACGCTCAGGGCGGTGACCGACTACGCCACGCGCTGCCCGGACTCCCGGATCGTGCTGTCCGGGTTCTCGCAGGGCGGGCAAGTTGTGGGAGACCtgttgggcggcggcggcggggagtTTGTGTCGCAGAACTGCGTGCAGGAGGCGAACGAGGGCATCTCGTCGGAGACGTTCCCGGGCAACCACA TTGCCGCTGCGCTGGTCTGGGGCTCTCCTAGACACGTTGCCAACCAGAGCTACAACCTGCTCGTCGGGGCCCGTCTGCAATCC GGATTCCCCAGAGAAGGCGCCCAGCTCGCGTCTCTGAACCGGTGGTCTTCGATTCTGCGCGACTACTGCAACTTTGACGATCCCGCGTGCGCCCAGGGGACCAGCTGGGACGCGCACGAGAACTACGGGCTGAAATACGCCGAGGATGCGGCCCAGTTTGTACGGTTCAAGACATGTTAG
- a CDS encoding Putative mitochondrial carrier domain superfamily, which yields MEQSGVLTKIVAGGVAGVSETLVTYPAEFVKTRRQLHFTSSTSSSSSNGAAAATGRPPNPPGSLSILRDTVARSGVRGVYSGVQALAASNAAKSGIRFLAFETTRSQLDALAGRAPVPGSGHQRQPRAAWINVVSGLAAGVAESIAVVTPGEAIKTKMIHDASSGGVGGGRFAGRGLLGAVGVLVREEGPRGLWRGLTPVLCKQGTNSAVRFTTFAMLQERVAVWWPALDGSVGSTLVLGGISGVFTVYASMPFDNIKTRMQSVDARYKGMLDCAAQTLREDGVLAFWRGTSPRLVRLTLSSGITFTVYDQVVRLIKSAQADRDATDLQRV from the exons ATGGAACAGTCCGGTGTCTTGACCAAGATCGTAGCGGGCGGTGTTGCGGGGGTTTCAGAAACGCTCGTCACC TACCCGGCAGAGTTCGTCAAGACGCGCCGCCAGCTGCACttcacctcctccacctcctcctcctcctccaacggcgcggcggcggcgacgggtAGGCCGCCCAACCCGCCCGGCTCGCTCTCCATCCTCCGCGACACAGTCGCCCGATCCGGCGTGAGGGGGGTCTACTCGGGCGTCCAGGCCCTCGCGGCATCCAACGCGGCAAAGTCGGGCATCCGGTTCCTCGCCTTCGAGACCACGCGCAGCCAACTCGATGCTCTCGCCGGCCGGGCCCCGGTTCCGGGAAGCGGCCACCAACGGCAGCCGCGCGCCGCGTGGATCAACGTCGTgagcggcctcgccgccggcgtggcggagagcatcgccgtcgtcacgcccggcgaggccatcaagaCCAAGATGATCCACGACGCGTCCTCGggcggggtcggcggcgggcggttCGCGGGCCGCGGGCTccttggcgccgtcggcgtgctGGTCCGCGAGGAAGGCCCGCGGGGCCTGTGGCGCGGGCTGACGCCGGTGCTGTGCAAGCAGGGCACCAACAGCGCCGTGCGGTTCACGACGTTCGCGATGCTCCAGGAGCGCGTCGCCGTGTGGTGGCCCGCGCTGGACGGGAGCGTGGGCAGCACGCTTGTCTTGGGCGGCATTAGCGGCGTCTTTACTGT GTATGCGTCGATGCCGTTTGACAACATCAAGACGAGGATGCAGAGCGTCGACGCGCGGTACAAGGGGATGCTGGACTGCGCCGCGCAGACCCTtcgcgaggacggcgtgcTGGCGTTTTGGCGAGGCACGTCGCCGAGACTGGTCCGGCTGACT CTCTCGAGCGGCATCACGTTCACGGTATATGATCAGGTGGTGCGCTTGATCAAGTCGGCCCAGGCAGACCGCGACGCCACTGACCTACAGCGCGTCTAA
- a CDS encoding uncharacterized protein (Putative zn(2)Cys(6) fungal-type DNA-binding domain, transcription factor domain, fungi), with amino-acid sequence MSSTRAIKKSAFSCEPCRRRKVRPILSLSFTFPFPVRLISRIPRGSATQKPPATCPPASPVKCGGEQPTCNRCAARADECVYKLNPTLSYTSRLEHRIKELEAQLAAAKAHGHGPSEPSRTSSPSIGPSAGQSPMTDSHHFESQDEESVSESFKGLKVDDKGAITYHGSTSFFQLPGDRPSGARDQQSTSNQAMQRRERLVANAWQQRALENMSDIPEPFQYLLNVHWCWIQPLFNFIYRPAFTRDMQTLGPYYSHTLMNAVLSHSIRWGRSDPATKEKLDEFYDGGALFGKHARSMVFEELSQGICSIPTVQTLLLLSAQECSVGNSAQAWTYSGLAFRIIDHLGICVDGQRYPGSVQLTDEDVEIRHRLFWSCYFWDKMISLYLGRSPSLQQTSVSPPQIMFDDSSENESWTPFGVVPEGGWKYPPSAAHSTSCFMQMCRLSIVFNEILVHMYDPVRPNSQAEMQDCLAKQEVALRQWWDDLPPHLKMEPASLPALAPPSHIITLNVLYRTFKILLYRPMLSQRSRVGENLQPVQRYLGECVTSATGIIAIFDLFCRSFGISHCVLSLSYSVYISASIFLLQVQSSVDDTQALRRLEYCARILASVKRINPGE; translated from the exons atgtcctcgacgagggctATCAAGAAGAGCGCCTTCTCATGCGAGCCATGCCGTCGGCGCAAGGTACGTCCTATCCTGTCCCTCTCTTTCACTTTCCCCTTTCCCGTGCGCCTCATTTCCCGCATTCCCCGCGGCAGCGCCACACAAAAACCCCCCGCGACCTGCCCCCCTGCATCGCCC GTCAAATGCGGCGGAGAACAGCCGACCTGCAATCGTTGCGCCGCCCGAGCCGATGAGTGCGTCTATAAGCT CAACCCGACCCTGTCGTACACGTCGCGATTGGAGCACCGcatcaaggagctcgaggctcAACTCGCCGCCGCAAAGGCGCATGGCCACGGGCCTTCAGAGCCTTCccggacgtcgtcgcccagcaTCGGGCCGTCGGCGGGCCAGTCGCCCATGACCGACTCTCACCACTTTGAATCCCAAGACGAGGAGTCGGTGAGCGAGAGCTTCAAGGGCCTCAAGGTCGACGACAAGGGCGCCATCACCTACCATGGCTCCACCAGTTTCTTCCAGCTGCCGGGCGACCGGCCTTCGGGGGCGAGGGACCAGCAGTCGACGTCGAACCAGGCCATGCAGAGGCGCGAGAGGTTGGTTGCCAACGCCTGGCAGCAGAGGGCGCTCGAGAACATGTCTGATATCCCA GAACCATTCCAATACTTGTTAAACGTCCACTGGTGTTGGATCCAGCCCCTTTTCAACTTCATCTATAGACCTGCCTTCACCC GCGACATGCAGACGCTGGGACCATACTACTCCCATACCCTGATGAACGCAGTATTATCACATTCGATCCGTTGGGGCCGCAGCGACCCCGCAaccaaggagaagctggacGAGTTctacgacggcggcgcgctcTTCGGCAAACATGCCCGCAGCATGGTCTTCGAGGAGCTCAGCCAGGGCATCTGCTCCATCCCGACGGTCCAGaccttgctgctgctcagcGCGCAGGAGTGCAGCGTCGGCAACAGCGCGCAGGCGTGGACGTACAGCGGCCTGGCCTTCCGCATCATCGACCACCTGGGCATCTGCGTTGACGGCCAGAGATACCCCGGCTCGGTGCAGCtgacggacgaggacgtcgagatCCGCCACCGGTTGTTCTGGAGCTGCTACTTCTGGGACAAGATGATCAGTCTCTACCTCGGGCGCTCGCCGTCGCTCCAGCAGACGTCCGTGTCGCCGCCCCAGATCATGT TCGACGACTCGTCCGAAAACGAATCGTGGACCCCGTTCGGCGTCGTCCCCGAGGGCGGCTGGAAGTACCCCCCGTCCGCGGCCCACTCGACGTCCTGCTTCATGCAGATGTGCCGCCTCTCGATTGTCTTCAACGAGATCCTCGTCCACATGTACGACCCCGTACGCCCCAACAGCCAGGCCGAGATGCAGGACTGTCTCGCCAAGCAAGAGGTCGCCCTGCGCCAGTGGTGGGACGACCTGCCTCCTCACCTCAAGATGGAGCCTGCGTCGCTCCCCGCgttggcgccgccctcccacATCATCACGTTGAA CGTACTCTACCGCACTTTCAAGATCCTCCTCTATCGCCCCATGCTATCACAGCGGAGCAGGGTCGGGGAGAACTTGCAGCCGGTGCAGAGGTATCTTGGCGAATGCGTGACGTCCGCGAcgggcatcatcgccatcttcgACCTGTTCTGCCGATCCTTCGGCATCAGCCACTgcgtcctctccctctcgtaCAGCGTGTACATCTCCGCCTCCATTTTCCTGCTCCAAGTCCAGTCCAGCGTCGACGACACCCAGGCGCTGCGTCGGCTGGAGTACTGCGCCCGCATCCTCGCGTCCGTCAAGCGCATCAACCCAGGTGAGTGA
- a CDS encoding Putative major intrinsic protein → MSTTDKPRGGVDHSHGHHHEIPRPHLSAMGGHLVAASGEFVGTFFFLFFGYAGQIMVVLQGADAAPDGSLSSQGVVFIALTYGFSLLVNVWTFYRVSGGLFNPAVSLGLSLGGQLPWMRSLFLIPAQLLASMCAGGLVEAMFPGNISQANSLLGSRTSVVQGLFLEMFFTAQLVIVVFMLAVEKSRDTFLAPIGVGLALFMIMIPGTFATGGSLNPARSFGCAVAGKQFPNYHWIYWLGPALGGALAAAYYRFVKWAHYEEANPGQDLPVDPEDLAANRVPGLPGLMPHHHEV, encoded by the exons ATGTCCACGACTGACAAgccccgcggcggcgtcgaccacTCCCATGGCCACCACCACGAGATCCCGAGGCCGCACCTCAGCGCCATGGGAGGCCACCTGGTCGCGGCGTCGGGCGAGTTCGTCGgcaccttcttcttcctcttcttcggctaCGCCGGCCAGATCATGGTCGTCCtccagggcgccgacgcggccCCGGACGGCTCGCTCAGCAGCCAgggcgtcgtcttcatcgccctGACCTACggcttctccctcctcgtcaacgtcTGGACCTTTTACCGCGTCAGCGGTGGGCTGTTCAATCCCGCG GTCTCTCTGGGTCTgtccctcggcggccagctgcCCTGGATGCGCTCCCTATTCCTCATCCCGGCACAGCTGCTGGCTTCCATGTGCGCCGGCGGACTGGTCGAGGCGATGTTCCCCGGCAACATCTCGCAGGCCAACTCCCTGCTCGGATCGCGCACCTCGGTCGTCCAgggcctcttcctcgagatGTTCTTCACCGCCcagctcgtcatcgtcgtcttcatgctcgccgtcgagaagtCCCGCGACACGTTCCTCGCGcccatcggcgtcggcctcgctcTCTTTATGATCATGATTCCCG GCACGTTTGCCACGGGCGGGTCGCTCAACCCGGCTCGCAGCTTTGGATGCGCCGTGGCCGGGAAACAGTTCCCCAACTACCATTGGATTTACTGGCTGGGCCCGGCCTTGGGAGGCGCCCTGGCCGCGGCGTATTATCGTTTCGTGAAATGGGCACACTATGAGGAGGCCAACCCGGGCCAAGACTTGCCTGTGGACCCGGAAGATCTAGCGGCTAACAGAGTCCCTGGGCTGCCCGGGTTGATgcctcatcatcatgagGTGTAG
- a CDS encoding Putative epoxide hydrolase, alpha/Beta hydrolase: MASPIKPFKIEVPDSKIQELHAKLDIATFPPQFALTESWDYGTPVSEVKRLAERWRNGFDWRAAEARLNELPQFTTTVAVDGFGDLDIHFLHQKSKHPGAVPLIFVHGWPGSFLEVLKILPLLTTEKNGLSFDVVAPSLPNFGFSDGPVKPGFRMPQYAEVMHKIMLKLGYNQYVTQGGDWGFGITRFMGLQYPDHVLASHINMVSAFPPSPLKNPWQYIKSLFPYTEKERKGIERSQWFNKEGYGYNLEQSTRPSTLGLAWADSPVALLSWILEKLHDWTDGYPWTDDEILTWISVYQFSRAGPEASARIYYEVAHPKRPTEHITWVPRVKLGLSIFPMDLSVPPLSHAKTLGPVVFAVTHGDGGHFAAHERPEVLVKDLRDMFSKGGGAHDVAVKLSKQSISAKL, translated from the exons ATGGCATCCCCAATCAAGCCCTTCAAGATCGAGGTCCCCGACTCCAAGATCCAGGAGCTGCACGCCAAGCTCGACATCGCCACGTTCCCGCCACAGTTCGCCCTCACCGAGAGCTGGGACTACGGCACCCCCGTATCCGAGGTCAAGAGGCTCGCCGAGCGCTGGCGCAACGGCTTCGActggcgcgccgccgaggcccggCTGAACGAGCTGCCCCAGTTCACAACGACCGTCGCCGTGGACGGCTtcggcgacctcgacatccACTTCCTGCACCAGAAGAGCAAGCACCCCGGGGCGGTCCCCTTGATCTTCGTCCATGGCT GGCCTGGTAGTTTTCTGGAGGTCCTCAAGATCCTGCCCCTGTtgacgacggagaagaacgGGCTCTCGTTTGACGTCGTCGCGCCTTCGCTACCCAACTTTGGCTTCTCCGACGGTCCGGTGAAGCCAGGTTTCCGCATGCCACAGTACGCCGAGGTCATGCACAAGATCATGTTGAAGCTCGGCTATAACCAATACG TGACACAAGGAGGTGACTGGGGCTTCGGCATCACCCGGTTCATGGGTCTCCAGTACCCCGACCACGTCCTGGCCTCGCACATCAACATGGTCTCGGCCTTCCCGCCGTCCCCGCTCAAGAACCCGTGGCAGTACATCAAGAGCCTGTTCCCGTACacagagaaggagaggaagggtATCGAGCGCAGCCAGTGGTTCAACAAGGAGGGCTACGGCTACAACCTCGAGCAGAGCaccaggccctcgacgctgGGCCTCGCGTGGGCCGACTCCCCCGTCGCGCTGCTCTCGTGGATCCTGGAGAAGCTGCACGACTGGACCGACGGCTACCCGTggaccgacgacgagatcctgACGTGGATCTCCGTCTACCAGTTCTCCCGGGCCGGGCCCGAGGCCAGCGCGCGCATCTACTACGAGGTGGCGCACccgaagcggccgacggAGCACATCACCTGGGTGCCGCGCGTCAAGCTGGGCCTGTCCATCTTCCCCATGGATCTGTCCGTGCCGCCGCTGAGCCACGCCAAGACGCTGGGccccgtcgtcttcgccgtcaccCACGGCGACGGGGGCCACTTTGCCGCGCACGAGAGGCCGGAGGTCCTCGTCAAGGATCTGAGGGACATGTTcagcaagggcggcggcgcgcacGACGTGGCCGTGAAGCTGTCGAAACAGAGCATCTCAGCCAAGCTGTGA
- a CDS encoding Putative major facilitator, sugar transporter, major facilitator superfamily: MVHLNPYYLLTIIVISCGSIPKGYDEGGFSASTGLNSFKRDFGLLPSDWEGNPSGLADRKANISSFGVLGAAFGSLLALAVNDRLGRLRAWQLFIAVWMAGALMQVFASGILGLMLFARIWGGIGAGGLTVVAPLYLSEIAPAKSRGMVVSIYMVVLLSFLTIGFFINYAANATLAATRMQYRLVIAIPLIPVGLAFVASFFLDDTPRWLASRDRGDEALAVLAKLRHADPGDQALALEYDEIHEQIRNRQQILADASTWSIVKDIATIPTYRTRFLLGAAMQTIAQWSGGNGITYYIPEIFRYAGVVGDNTSLITSGAYGAVKLVFTMVFTWGLVDVFGRRRCFIAGLFLQCVTHVYMAVYMAVWIDGGNKPASDAAIASVFVYAVGWSIGLCTVQYLYGTEIYPTRIRSVCYATNMTLHWFFQFAVVRVTPNMFVSLDIWGAYVFWACICAGGLVLLGLWAPETKGIPMERMEELFSGRWWMGWRASVDLDLSETKPFGKGDSTGKDSKEGPFTQDRKTEA; encoded by the exons ATGGTCCATCTCAACCCCTACTACCTACTGACAATCATTGTTATCTCGTGCGGGTCTATCCCCAAGG GTTACGATGAAGGCGGCTTTAGCGCGTCGACGGGCCTGAACTCCTTCAAGCGGGACTTCGGCCTCCTCCCGAGCGACTGGGAGGGCAACCCGTCCGGCCTAGCGGACCGCAAGGCCAACATCTCGTCGttcggcgtcctcggcgccgccttcggctccctcctcgccctcgccgtcaacgaccGGCTCGGCCGGCTGAGGGCCTGGCAGCTGTTCATCGCCGTGTGGATGGCGGGCGCCCTCATGCAGGTCTTCGCGTccggcatcctcggcctgATGCTCTTCGCCCGCATCTggggcggcatcggcgccggcggcctcaccgtcgtcgcccctCTGTACCTGTCCGAGATCGCCCCGGCCAAGTCGCGCGGCATGGTCGTCAGCATCTACATGGTTGTCCTGCTGTCGTTCCTGACCATAG GCTTCTTCATCAACTACGCCGCCAACGCAACGCTGGCCGCAACGAGGATGCAGTACcgcctcgtcatcgccatcccGCTCATCCCCGTCGGCCTGGCCTTCGTCGcgtccttcttcctcgacgacacCCCGCGCTGGCTCGCGTCCCGGGaccgcggcgacgaggccctcgccgtcctggcGAAGCTCCGGCACGCCGACCCGGGCGACCAGGCCCTCGCGCTCGAGTACGACGAGATTCACGAGCAGATCCGCAACCGGCAGCagatcctcgccgacgcgTCCACCTGGTCCATCGTCAAGGACATCGCCACCATCCCCACCTACCGCACGCggttcctcctcggcgccgccatgcAGACCATCGCGCAGTGGTCCGGCGGTAACGGCATCACGTACTACATCCCCGAGATCTTCCGGtacgccggcgtcgtcggcgacaacACGTCGCTCATCACGAGCGGCGCGTACGGTGCCGTCAAGCTCGTCTTCACCATGGTCTTCACCTggggcctcgtcgacgtctttggccgccggcggtgcttcatcgccggcctGTTCCTGCAGTGCGTCACCCACGTGTACATGGCCGTGTACATGGCCGTGTGgatcgacggcggcaacaagCCGGCgtccgacgccgccatcgcctccgTCTTCGTCTACGCCGTCGGCTGGTCCATCGGCCTGTGCACCGTGCAGTACCTGTACGGCACCGAGATCTACCCGACGCGCATCCGTAGCGTCTGCTACGCGACCAACATGACGCTGCACTGGTTCTTCCAGTTCGCCGTCGTGCGCGTGACGCCCAACATGTTCGTCAGCCTCGACATCTGGGGCGCCTACGTCTTCTGGGCGTGCATCTGCGCCGGCGggctcgtcctcctcggcctctgggcgcccgagaccaagggcaTCCCGATGGAGAGGATGGAGGAGCTGTTCAGCGGCCGCTGGTGGATGGGATGGAGGGCGAGCGTGGACCTGGACTTGAGCGAGACGAAGCCCTTTGGGAAGGGCGACTCGACGGGGAAGGACTCAAAAGAAGGACCGTTCACGCAGGATCGCAAGACGGAGGCTTGA